One segment of Arcanobacterium haemolyticum DSM 20595 DNA contains the following:
- the ppdK gene encoding pyruvate, phosphate dikinase, whose product MTKYVYNFTEGDKDQKDLLGGKGANLAEMTKLGLPVPPGFTITTDTCRYYLAQGGVPEELKGQVTEAIAHVEDVMGKKLGDPGDPLLMSVRSGAKFSMPGMMETVLNIGLNDQSVEGLAAVGNERFAWDSYRRLIQMFGKTVMDIDGDLFANALHDLQERHGYAGDLDMTTDDLKELVATFKEIFKAETGQDFPQDPREQLNLAVVAVFNSWNTDRARIYRRREHIPNDLGTAVNVQTMVFGNMGEGSGTGVCFTRDPSTGDSGVYGDYLENAQGEDVVAGIRNTLSLADLERLDKTSYDELVGIMKKLENHYRDLCDIEFTIQQGKLWMLQTRVGKRTAAAAFRIAKQLVEEGLITEDEAVTRVTGEQLTSLLFPQFDKKAPKHLLTRGMAASPGAAVGEIVLNNEQAKARVAAGASVILVRRETNPDDLEGMVAASGVLTARGGKTSHAAVVARGMGRCCVVGADQLLVEEVAGTVSIKGSDKVFQAGDIISIDGTTGEVFEGAVDVTSSPVMTYIAEGLEAGLAVSDDDDTKDLVRAVDLILTRADNARALLVRANADTPEDAQRAREFGAQGIGLCRTEHMFLGDRRKLIETVILAKTDEAKQAAFDALLPLQKGDFLGIFEAMDGLPVTVRLIDPPLHEFLPDLTALSVELAVKASKGEKISEEEHALLEAVKSNHEQNPMLGLRGVRLGLKLPGLITMQVRAIAEATAELKKAGKDPKPEIMVPLIGSSREMQIVRDMAEEVLAEVSAEHGIELDLPIGNMIELPRAAMSADTIAAESDFFSFGTNDLTQTTWGFSRDDVESTFFNEYFDYGVFGISPFESIDVHGVGAVVEMGVERGRSTKPGLKMGVCGEHGGDPASIHFFAEIGLNYVSCSPFRVPVARLEAGRAAISNESPRSAGGAANRTA is encoded by the coding sequence ATGACGAAGTATGTTTACAACTTCACCGAGGGAGACAAAGATCAGAAAGATCTACTCGGAGGCAAAGGCGCCAATCTTGCGGAAATGACCAAACTGGGACTCCCAGTTCCCCCAGGATTCACCATCACCACAGATACCTGCCGCTACTACCTTGCGCAAGGCGGCGTGCCAGAAGAACTGAAGGGCCAGGTCACGGAAGCAATCGCACACGTTGAAGACGTGATGGGCAAGAAGCTCGGCGATCCAGGCGATCCACTCCTCATGTCTGTCCGCTCCGGCGCAAAGTTCTCCATGCCAGGCATGATGGAAACCGTGCTCAACATCGGCCTGAACGATCAGTCCGTTGAAGGCCTCGCCGCCGTGGGCAACGAACGTTTCGCATGGGATTCGTACCGCCGCCTCATCCAGATGTTCGGTAAGACGGTTATGGATATCGACGGCGATCTGTTCGCAAACGCCCTCCACGACCTGCAAGAACGCCACGGATACGCCGGCGATCTGGACATGACCACCGACGATCTCAAAGAACTCGTGGCCACCTTCAAGGAGATCTTCAAGGCCGAAACCGGCCAGGACTTCCCACAAGACCCACGTGAACAGCTCAACTTGGCTGTTGTTGCCGTGTTCAACTCCTGGAACACCGATCGCGCCCGCATCTACCGCCGCCGCGAACACATTCCAAACGATCTGGGCACCGCAGTGAACGTGCAAACCATGGTATTCGGCAACATGGGCGAAGGCTCCGGTACCGGCGTGTGCTTCACCCGCGATCCTTCCACCGGCGATTCCGGCGTGTACGGCGATTACTTGGAAAACGCACAGGGTGAAGACGTTGTTGCCGGTATCCGCAACACGCTTTCGCTTGCTGACCTGGAGCGTTTGGACAAGACTTCTTACGATGAACTCGTTGGCATCATGAAGAAGCTAGAAAACCACTACCGCGATCTGTGCGATATCGAATTCACTATCCAGCAGGGCAAGCTGTGGATGCTGCAGACCCGCGTTGGCAAGCGCACCGCTGCTGCTGCCTTCCGTATCGCCAAGCAGTTGGTGGAAGAGGGCTTGATTACTGAAGATGAGGCCGTGACTCGCGTGACCGGCGAACAGCTCACCTCGCTTCTGTTCCCACAGTTCGATAAGAAGGCGCCAAAGCACCTGTTGACTCGTGGAATGGCCGCCTCACCAGGCGCTGCCGTTGGTGAAATCGTGCTGAACAACGAGCAGGCGAAGGCGCGCGTGGCCGCTGGCGCTTCTGTGATTTTGGTTCGCCGTGAAACCAACCCGGACGATCTTGAAGGCATGGTTGCCGCATCTGGCGTGCTCACCGCGCGCGGCGGCAAGACCTCCCACGCAGCCGTTGTGGCACGTGGCATGGGCCGTTGCTGCGTTGTTGGCGCAGATCAGCTCCTTGTTGAGGAAGTTGCGGGCACCGTATCGATCAAGGGCTCCGACAAGGTGTTCCAGGCTGGCGATATCATTTCCATCGACGGCACCACTGGCGAAGTTTTCGAAGGCGCCGTTGACGTGACCAGCTCCCCGGTGATGACCTACATCGCGGAAGGCTTGGAAGCCGGTTTGGCTGTTTCTGACGATGATGATACCAAGGATCTCGTTCGTGCAGTCGATTTGATTTTGACCCGCGCAGATAACGCCCGCGCCCTCTTGGTTCGTGCGAACGCCGATACGCCGGAAGATGCTCAGCGCGCGCGTGAATTCGGCGCTCAAGGTATCGGCCTGTGCCGTACCGAGCACATGTTCTTGGGCGATCGCCGCAAGCTGATCGAAACCGTTATCTTGGCCAAGACAGACGAAGCCAAGCAGGCTGCGTTCGATGCGCTGCTGCCACTGCAGAAGGGCGATTTCTTAGGTATCTTCGAAGCAATGGACGGCCTCCCAGTAACCGTTCGTTTAATCGATCCGCCACTTCACGAATTCCTCCCAGACCTCACCGCGCTCTCCGTTGAACTCGCCGTGAAGGCATCGAAGGGCGAAAAGATTTCAGAAGAAGAACACGCGCTTCTTGAGGCTGTGAAGTCCAACCACGAACAGAACCCAATGCTTGGTTTGCGTGGCGTGCGCTTGGGCCTGAAGCTGCCAGGTTTGATCACCATGCAGGTTCGTGCGATCGCCGAAGCAACCGCCGAACTGAAGAAGGCCGGCAAGGATCCAAAGCCAGAAATCATGGTTCCATTGATCGGTTCATCGCGCGAAATGCAGATCGTTCGAGATATGGCTGAAGAAGTTTTGGCTGAAGTTTCCGCCGAACATGGAATCGAGCTGGATCTGCCAATCGGCAACATGATCGAGCTTCCACGCGCGGCCATGTCTGCTGACACGATCGCGGCTGAATCCGACTTCTTCTCCTTCGGCACCAACGATTTGACCCAGACCACCTGGGGCTTCTCACGTGACGATGTGGAATCCACCTTCTTCAACGAATACTTCGATTACGGCGTGTTCGGCATTTCCCCATTCGAATCCATCGACGTCCATGGAGTGGGCGCTGTTGTAGAAATGGGTGTGGAGCGTGGCCGTTCCACCAAGCCAGGGTTGAAGATGGGCGTTTGTGGCGAACACGGTGGCGATCCAGCATCGATCCACTTCTTCGCTGAAATCGGCTTGAACTATGTTTCCTGCTCTCCATTCCGCGTTCCTGTTGCTCGCCTTGAAGCAGGCCGTGCTGCGATTTCCAACGAATCGCCACGTTCTGCTGGTGGTGCCGCAAACCGGACCGCGTAA
- a CDS encoding acyltransferase family protein yields MTNERIGYISGLDGLRAIAAMIVVLYHLVPGIAEAGYIGVDMFFVISGFLITALLVKEKEARGKISVRSFWVRRIRRLLPAVAVATLGSLALARIFGGDTLTQLRWQAIGSLTGTYNWLQISHASSYFDKQSPLLLSNMWSLAVEQQFYIVWPPIVILLLVCTVVEIRIVCALLLGIGSIVLHALTVGADPTSAYVSTFSHSFGLMFGAALALALPGLLTGSRAGTKAIWGWISWLSLLAIVVLSFILTDSHYMYPWGMVAFSILMVGTIRGLLPDASGFGTRSLRAVLETPPLVWIGHRSYGIYLWHWPLHVIGFYHSPMAAVPTALIVLMLSIALADVSYRYIETPIRTHGFLGWLRTMPPLHKKKAAGIVLAALVTGTAVAGFITEHATSSGQQLIIDAEKQAKEQQSTPAPPPLSEPRDTPENPKRPVLPNVVGENVTVIGDSVTVAATPALQEKLPGIVVNSEVSRSIKQFPTIAAQMAQENQLRPYVVIALGTNGAITEEDAQAILNAVGPDRRIVLVTASAPEYATWVPVSNSTMREMARKNPDRVVIADWQSIALAHPDLLAGDQIHPGTEGSALFANEVFQALHRFQK; encoded by the coding sequence TTGACGAACGAACGCATTGGATATATTTCAGGTTTAGATGGTTTGCGTGCCATCGCGGCGATGATCGTGGTGCTCTATCACTTAGTACCGGGAATCGCGGAAGCTGGTTATATCGGCGTTGATATGTTCTTTGTTATCTCAGGTTTCCTCATAACTGCTCTTTTAGTGAAAGAAAAAGAAGCGCGTGGGAAAATTTCGGTTCGCTCATTTTGGGTTCGGCGGATCCGCCGGCTACTTCCTGCCGTTGCAGTAGCTACTTTAGGTTCTCTTGCTCTCGCACGTATTTTTGGGGGAGACACCCTGACTCAACTGCGGTGGCAAGCGATTGGATCCTTAACAGGAACCTATAATTGGTTACAAATTAGCCACGCATCGTCATACTTCGATAAACAATCGCCACTGCTTTTAAGCAACATGTGGTCACTGGCTGTGGAACAACAGTTCTATATTGTATGGCCGCCTATAGTTATTCTTCTGCTGGTATGTACCGTAGTGGAAATACGGATAGTGTGTGCTCTTTTATTAGGAATTGGCTCTATTGTTCTCCACGCTTTAACGGTAGGAGCAGATCCAACCAGTGCGTATGTTTCAACATTCTCGCATTCTTTTGGGTTGATGTTTGGTGCTGCTTTAGCCCTCGCGCTACCAGGATTACTTACAGGTAGTCGAGCAGGCACCAAGGCAATCTGGGGCTGGATTTCATGGCTATCATTACTTGCGATCGTGGTTCTCAGTTTCATACTCACCGATTCTCACTATATGTATCCATGGGGGATGGTGGCGTTCTCTATCTTGATGGTAGGAACTATCCGAGGTCTGCTACCAGATGCTTCTGGCTTTGGTACACGATCTTTACGGGCGGTTTTAGAGACTCCGCCACTCGTATGGATCGGCCACAGATCGTATGGGATCTACTTATGGCACTGGCCGTTGCATGTGATCGGCTTCTACCATTCGCCGATGGCTGCGGTACCAACAGCCTTAATTGTTCTCATGCTAAGCATTGCACTTGCCGATGTATCGTATCGGTACATTGAAACCCCGATCCGTACTCATGGTTTCTTAGGGTGGCTTCGAACAATGCCACCGTTACATAAGAAGAAGGCAGCTGGGATCGTTCTGGCTGCACTAGTAACTGGAACGGCTGTGGCCGGCTTTATCACTGAACATGCCACTTCGTCCGGCCAACAGCTCATTATTGACGCTGAAAAACAAGCCAAAGAACAACAATCAACCCCTGCTCCGCCGCCACTGTCTGAACCACGTGATACTCCAGAAAATCCGAAGCGTCCGGTGCTGCCGAATGTGGTTGGGGAAAACGTAACGGTTATTGGGGATTCCGTAACAGTGGCTGCTACACCTGCACTTCAAGAAAAGCTCCCAGGGATCGTTGTTAATAGTGAAGTGTCACGTTCAATCAAACAATTCCCCACAATAGCTGCGCAGATGGCGCAAGAAAACCAACTTCGCCCATACGTTGTTATTGCGCTAGGAACGAACGGGGCTATCACAGAAGAAGACGCTCAAGCGATCCTCAACGCGGTGGGACCAGATCGGCGGATTGTGCTCGTTACAGCAAGTGCGCCGGAGTATGCAACCTGGGTACCTGTCTCTAACTCAACCATGCGGGAAATGGCTCGAAAAAATCCAGATCGTGTTGTTATTGCAGATTGGCAGAGCATTGCCTTAGCTCACCCTGATCTGCTCGCGGGGGATCAGATTCACCCGGGAACTGAAGGAAGTGCGCTGTTTGCTAATGAAGTCTTTCAGGCTTTACACAGGTTTCAGAAGTAA
- a CDS encoding alpha/beta hydrolase produces the protein MTTWHEDILGVGFSYTTLELHPDEQGEAYATLIRYLPQEDQEAGERPDPAFAFIAIHGWNDYFYQTELARTITSLGGQFYAIDLRRYGRSHREGQLWGYVDDLSTYDEDLHAALDVIFDTHGYSIPLVMYGHSTGGLTAALWADRHPGALAGLILNSPWLEFQGSTLMRQIGQPLIDALAYLSPTTIIPTADNGFYQRVLTGWTDADGDMPPHTPGDPFFEGGWNPDDRYRHFPSFPVRAGWLSAVLAGHYRISEGLELDTPVLVVTSARSIAAEEWSDELRTGDAVLDVTQMWKRLPTLAQSVTLAKVDGAIHDVLFSRAEVRRVAYDHISRWIRGFIVGN, from the coding sequence ATGACGACATGGCATGAGGATATTCTTGGCGTGGGCTTCTCTTACACAACTCTGGAATTGCATCCAGATGAGCAAGGGGAAGCCTACGCCACTCTTATACGTTACCTCCCGCAAGAGGATCAGGAGGCGGGCGAACGGCCTGATCCGGCGTTCGCGTTTATCGCGATTCACGGCTGGAATGACTATTTTTACCAGACGGAGTTGGCGCGCACAATCACTTCGCTCGGCGGGCAGTTTTACGCGATTGATCTGCGGCGGTATGGCCGTTCCCACCGGGAGGGCCAGCTGTGGGGGTATGTGGATGATCTTTCTACGTACGATGAGGATTTGCATGCGGCGTTGGATGTTATTTTTGATACGCATGGGTATTCGATTCCGCTGGTGATGTATGGGCATTCTACGGGCGGGTTGACTGCGGCTTTGTGGGCGGATCGGCATCCGGGCGCGTTGGCTGGGTTGATTTTGAATTCGCCGTGGCTTGAGTTCCAGGGGTCTACGTTGATGCGGCAGATTGGGCAGCCGTTGATTGATGCGTTGGCATACCTATCCCCTACCACGATTATTCCGACCGCCGATAATGGTTTTTATCAGCGGGTTTTGACTGGGTGGACTGATGCAGACGGCGATATGCCTCCGCATACTCCGGGCGATCCGTTTTTTGAGGGCGGGTGGAACCCTGATGATCGGTATCGGCATTTTCCGTCGTTCCCTGTGCGGGCCGGGTGGCTTTCAGCGGTGCTGGCTGGGCATTACCGGATTTCGGAGGGGCTTGAGTTGGATACGCCGGTTTTGGTGGTGACGTCTGCACGTTCGATTGCGGCCGAGGAGTGGAGCGATGAGTTGCGGACGGGCGATGCCGTGTTGGATGTGACGCAGATGTGGAAGCGGTTGCCTACGCTTGCGCAGAGTGTCACGTTAGCGAAGGTGGACGGCGCGATTCATGATGTGCTTTTTTCGCGTGCGGAGGTTCGCCGTGTTGCGTACGATCATATTTCCCGGTGGATTCGGGGTTTTATCGTGGGGAATTAG
- a CDS encoding GDSL-type esterase/lipase family protein: MQSLRKTCATATAALLLSLSLATPALATEPTPPANQEKYVTLSLIGDSYTAGNGAGLYYGPKESYRSMRNWGHVYADKLNKQGVHTTVHNLAHSGVTTDMVLKDQISKVPTDTDIVLFTVGGNDIKFADIVTGCFGDPLFLGSYAKCTKAMDFANENLDATFKRVKSILTDLSKRLTPNAQIVLVGYPLLSTPLEHIWSKNGFWSFSSGEKFDAAKAVRDFGVKAAEKQAELIDSWNSDPALQHVTFVPTHAKFAEHEPDPRLLHKNPRRWLNELFETEGKQNDKGEIESTTALKDYVHFYHPNITGHEEIGKLVYEKIGVPSSARDKESYARPIDLTFVVESSDDTKAKLPEIKKQMRRIAQQTFDAAKENGNENPQKNTRFSLVTYSNAQPPARVDAPTSLEGEVAPATEPAEADDKKAVSEKAEAEPQPEAVAKKKHKEKQDEPTVTFGELKDILSQVSALDTTAAPLSDFFAATEKAVKNTGWRQEARKIVVVISDAETTQSEADVAKKVEELLLKAFAANTAELNLIDLDKDRTETMASLFTRTGGRIQLLGDLRPLILEAPTAKLGMLSIQKVGTSIEFNADGSLSPNSDIVRYEWDFNGDGQTDESTTEPKVTHTYSAEYSGQVSVKVVDQDDQFAIASINIAITRDGDSIAEPHDNCPTVPNEDQLDTDKDGIGDACDPTPLGDAPKAMTEPETSKLFAENGTGETTTRNVTQTQQDPTPVTQPAASSQMLSQTGATILGWIIGALILVALGGAGMAFARRQSAKAAAKMQADAAQTRAGDAPQA, translated from the coding sequence ATGCAATCACTACGAAAAACATGTGCAACGGCTACTGCCGCCCTACTTCTCTCACTCTCGCTAGCGACTCCGGCTCTTGCCACAGAGCCCACGCCTCCTGCCAACCAGGAAAAATACGTCACCCTTTCCCTGATCGGTGATTCGTACACAGCCGGTAATGGTGCTGGCTTGTACTACGGTCCAAAAGAATCGTATCGAAGCATGCGAAACTGGGGCCACGTGTACGCCGACAAACTCAACAAACAGGGCGTCCACACAACAGTTCATAACTTGGCTCATTCGGGCGTCACCACTGACATGGTCCTCAAAGATCAAATCTCGAAAGTTCCCACCGATACAGATATCGTGCTCTTCACCGTTGGAGGCAATGACATCAAATTTGCGGATATCGTTACGGGATGCTTTGGCGACCCACTCTTTCTTGGCTCATACGCAAAATGTACAAAAGCTATGGATTTCGCCAACGAAAATCTAGATGCGACATTCAAACGCGTTAAGTCAATCTTAACTGACCTAAGTAAACGTTTAACACCTAATGCACAAATTGTCCTTGTAGGCTACCCACTCCTATCTACGCCACTCGAGCATATATGGAGTAAGAACGGGTTTTGGTCTTTTTCCTCTGGAGAGAAATTTGACGCAGCCAAAGCCGTACGCGACTTCGGGGTAAAAGCTGCAGAAAAGCAAGCAGAACTCATAGACTCATGGAACAGCGATCCGGCATTACAACACGTTACTTTCGTTCCAACCCATGCCAAATTTGCAGAACACGAACCCGATCCCAGATTGTTGCACAAGAATCCTCGTCGCTGGCTAAACGAACTATTCGAAACTGAGGGAAAACAAAACGACAAGGGCGAAATCGAGTCAACTACCGCCTTGAAGGATTATGTCCACTTTTACCATCCGAACATCACCGGCCATGAGGAAATCGGAAAGCTCGTTTACGAGAAAATCGGCGTTCCATCCTCAGCACGTGATAAGGAAAGCTACGCTCGCCCAATCGATCTAACCTTCGTTGTTGAATCTTCCGATGATACCAAGGCAAAGTTGCCTGAAATCAAGAAGCAGATGCGCCGTATCGCTCAGCAAACTTTCGATGCCGCTAAGGAAAACGGCAACGAAAATCCACAAAAGAATACCCGTTTCAGTTTGGTTACCTACAGCAACGCACAGCCACCTGCCCGTGTTGACGCACCTACATCGCTAGAAGGCGAAGTTGCTCCAGCAACAGAACCAGCAGAGGCCGACGATAAGAAGGCTGTATCCGAGAAGGCCGAAGCTGAGCCACAACCTGAAGCAGTTGCAAAAAAGAAGCATAAAGAAAAACAGGATGAGCCAACAGTCACGTTCGGTGAACTCAAGGATATTCTGTCCCAGGTAAGCGCACTCGACACCACAGCAGCTCCTCTATCCGACTTCTTCGCAGCCACCGAAAAGGCGGTGAAGAATACAGGATGGCGTCAAGAAGCTCGCAAGATCGTCGTGGTTATTAGTGACGCCGAAACAACGCAATCGGAAGCTGACGTGGCTAAGAAGGTAGAAGAACTCCTCCTCAAAGCCTTCGCAGCGAACACGGCCGAACTCAACCTGATCGATCTGGATAAAGACCGCACTGAAACGATGGCAAGCCTGTTCACACGAACCGGCGGGCGCATCCAGCTACTCGGCGATCTGCGCCCATTGATCCTCGAAGCTCCTACTGCAAAACTCGGCATGCTTTCCATACAAAAAGTGGGTACATCAATCGAATTCAATGCAGATGGTTCCCTCTCGCCAAATAGCGACATTGTGCGCTACGAATGGGACTTTAATGGAGACGGCCAGACGGACGAAAGTACAACCGAACCAAAGGTAACGCATACTTACTCGGCAGAATATTCGGGTCAAGTATCAGTTAAGGTAGTTGACCAAGATGATCAGTTTGCAATCGCGTCCATCAACATCGCCATAACTCGTGATGGTGACTCCATCGCTGAACCACACGATAACTGCCCAACCGTTCCAAACGAAGATCAACTGGATACGGATAAGGATGGAATCGGCGATGCATGCGATCCAACCCCACTCGGCGACGCCCCGAAGGCAATGACGGAACCAGAAACTTCTAAACTATTCGCAGAAAATGGCACCGGCGAAACCACAACGCGAAACGTGACCCAAACGCAACAGGATCCAACGCCAGTAACCCAACCAGCAGCATCCTCCCAGATGCTCAGCCAAACCGGCGCCACGATCCTCGGGTGGATAATCGGTGCACTGATCCTTGTGGCGCTTGGCGGCGCTGGAATGGCGTTCGCACGCAGGCAGAGTGCAAAGGCTGCAGCCAAAATGCAAGCTGACGCCGCGCAGACGCGAGCAGGCGATGCTCCACAAGCATAA
- a CDS encoding C40 family peptidase, with translation MKKRVYGCAASISALALILTSSSAFAAPVTDDDIRGSKAAEETAKMSIADAELELARLAGESTRLEQEAAAAQVENIRAQAQLSDAIASAIASQGKANKAREDVDHAKNQLGSISQAMYKDSAANITSSFYLLGADTFHEANKRNRAFDAIANQADNKVKHFAALEEIAKVLQNKADKAAKDQIAVADGVAQAEQKSNAIAQKAQQQVAMAKARRSELVTVLAHQRGTSEALEAQRLADIEADRAARSEAAAAALVAGANADRFQEAAELAQKNAQEANASLASVKANLAEAEKSGNQSAIALAKDAVDKAQKASETLAANQKIVEERAAAERAAAERAEAERRAKEAREREEAERARQEAARKAAEEQAAREREAAAAAAQRPAPAPAPAPARTSRNIGQQLVDFGRQYLGVPYVWGGSTTAGWDCSGFMQFIFNHHGYNVPRVSNQYAHQGYRQVSPSEALPGDVVLWPGHVGMYSGNGMHIAAYNPAMGTQEGPVYGSPIYLRVAE, from the coding sequence GTGAAGAAGCGAGTCTACGGGTGCGCCGCATCGATAAGTGCCCTCGCGCTTATTCTCACGTCCAGCTCAGCCTTCGCCGCCCCCGTCACTGACGACGACATCCGCGGATCGAAAGCAGCAGAAGAAACCGCAAAAATGTCAATTGCGGATGCAGAACTTGAGCTCGCACGGCTCGCAGGCGAATCAACCCGCCTCGAACAAGAAGCAGCCGCTGCTCAAGTCGAAAACATCCGCGCACAAGCACAGCTCTCCGATGCGATCGCATCCGCAATCGCATCCCAAGGCAAAGCAAACAAAGCACGTGAAGATGTAGACCACGCCAAAAACCAACTAGGTTCCATCTCCCAAGCAATGTACAAGGATTCGGCAGCGAACATAACGTCGTCGTTCTACCTACTAGGTGCGGACACGTTCCACGAAGCCAACAAACGCAACCGTGCCTTCGACGCCATCGCAAACCAAGCAGACAACAAAGTCAAACACTTTGCCGCCCTCGAAGAAATCGCAAAAGTCCTGCAAAACAAAGCAGACAAAGCCGCAAAAGATCAAATCGCGGTAGCGGACGGCGTTGCACAAGCAGAACAAAAATCCAACGCCATCGCTCAAAAAGCCCAACAGCAAGTTGCTATGGCGAAAGCGCGCCGCAGTGAACTCGTCACGGTGCTCGCACACCAACGCGGAACCTCAGAAGCACTCGAAGCGCAACGCCTCGCAGATATCGAAGCTGACCGCGCCGCACGCTCCGAAGCCGCAGCCGCCGCACTCGTAGCCGGCGCCAACGCAGACCGCTTCCAAGAAGCCGCCGAACTCGCACAAAAGAACGCGCAAGAAGCAAACGCATCCCTCGCGAGCGTCAAAGCAAACCTCGCTGAAGCCGAAAAATCTGGAAACCAATCAGCCATCGCACTCGCAAAAGACGCTGTTGACAAAGCCCAGAAAGCCAGCGAAACTCTAGCCGCAAACCAAAAGATCGTAGAAGAACGCGCTGCCGCCGAACGCGCTGCCGCCGAGCGTGCCGAAGCCGAACGCCGAGCAAAAGAAGCCCGCGAACGCGAAGAAGCCGAACGCGCCCGCCAAGAAGCAGCCCGCAAAGCAGCCGAAGAACAAGCAGCCCGGGAGCGCGAAGCGGCCGCCGCAGCCGCGCAACGCCCGGCTCCGGCGCCAGCACCCGCACCAGCGCGCACATCCCGCAACATCGGCCAACAACTTGTTGACTTCGGCCGGCAATACCTAGGCGTTCCATACGTTTGGGGCGGATCCACCACCGCCGGCTGGGACTGCTCCGGATTCATGCAATTCATCTTCAACCACCACGGCTACAACGTGCCACGCGTGTCAAACCAGTACGCACACCAAGGATACCGTCAAGTATCGCCATCCGAAGCACTGCCAGGCGATGTTGTCCTCTGGCCAGGGCACGTTGGAATGTACTCCGGAAACGGCATGCACATCGCAGCCTACAACCCAGCAATGGGAACCCAAGAAGGGCCAGTATACGGATCACCAATCTACCTGCGAGTAGCAGAGTAG